A portion of the Pan troglodytes isolate AG18354 chromosome 10, NHGRI_mPanTro3-v2.0_pri, whole genome shotgun sequence genome contains these proteins:
- the LOC107967547 gene encoding large ribosomal subunit protein uL13-like yields the protein MAEVQVLVLDGRGHLLGRLAAIVAKQVLLGRKVVVVRCEGINISGNFYRNKLKYLAFLRKRMNTNSYRGSYHFRAPYHFRAPSRIFWRTVRGMLTHKTKRGQAALDRLKVFDGIPPPYDKKKRMVVPAALKVVRLKPTRKFAYLGRLAHEFGWKYQAGTATLEEKRKEKAKIHYGKKKQLTRLRKQAEKNVEKKIDKYTEVLKTHGLLI from the coding sequence ATGGCGGAGGTGCAGGTCCTGGTGCTTGATGGTCGAGGCCATCTCCTGGGCCGCCTGGCGGCCATCGTGGCTAAACAGGTACTGCTGGGCCGGAAGGTGGTGGTCGTACGCTGCGAAGGCATCAACATTTCTGGCAATTTCTACAGAAACAAGTTGAAGTACCTCGCTTTCCTCCGCAAGCGGATGAACACCAACTCTTACCGAGGCTCCTACCACTTCCGAGCCCCCTACCACTTCCGAGCCCCCAGCCGCATCTTCTGGCGGACCGTGCGAGGTATGCTGACCCACAAGACCAAGCGAGGCCAGGCCGCTCTGGACCGTCTCAAGGTGTTTGACGGCATCCCACCGCCCTACGACAAGAAAAAGCGGATGGTGGTTCCTGCTGCGCTCAAGGTTGTGCGTCTGAAGCCTACAAGAAAGTTTGCGTATCTGGGGCGCCTGGCTCACGAGTTTGGCTGGAAGTACCAGGCAGGGACAGCCAccctggaggagaagaggaaggagaaagccAAGATCCACTACGGGAAGAAGAAACAGCTCACGAGGCTACGGAAACAGGCCGAGAAGAACGTGGAGaagaaaattgacaaatacaCAGAGGTCCTCAAGACCCACGGCCTCCTGATCTGA